A part of Sandaracinaceae bacterium genomic DNA contains:
- a CDS encoding cupin domain-containing protein, translating to MPDAIRLADKLALLDGPWRPAVIADCNGQEVKVVELEGEFVWHAHSDADELFLVLSGAMRIELRDGVVELREGELYVVPRGVEHRPVAESRCQVLLFEPAALVNTGDAGGPRTAPARRV from the coding sequence ATGCCCGACGCCATCCGCCTCGCCGACAAGCTCGCCCTCCTCGACGGCCCGTGGCGCCCGGCGGTGATCGCCGACTGCAACGGGCAGGAGGTGAAGGTGGTGGAGCTGGAGGGGGAGTTCGTCTGGCACGCGCACTCCGACGCGGACGAGCTGTTCCTGGTGCTGTCGGGTGCGATGCGGATCGAGCTCCGAGACGGAGTCGTCGAGCTCCGCGAGGGAGAGCTCTACGTGGTGCCGCGGGGGGTGGAGCATCGCCCGGTCGCGGAGTCGCGCTGTCAGGTGCTCCTCTTCGAGCCGGCGGCGCTGGTGAACACGGGGGACGCGGGCGGGCCGAGGACCGCGCCGGCGCGTCGCGTGTAG
- a CDS encoding glutaminyl-peptide cyclotransferase: MAKKGKPEPEAPPAERRPFPWWLVGAIALVVGLVAVVRISNGDSRSAEMQDAVEDVVMDAPPARAERLRVEVVERHPHDRAAFTQGLLWHDGHLYESTGLRGRSSLRKVDLETGEVLAQRSVERRIFAEGLARVGDLLYQLSWTAGEAHVWTLDGFEHRRTFEYDGEGWGLCHDGTHLVMSDGSDRLSFRDPETFQVSRVVRVRLDGAPLDQINELECVDGVIWANVWQTDEIVRIDPASGQVTAVVDASGLLTPEERWGADVLNGVAWIPERERFAITGKHWPHLFEVRFVPAD; this comes from the coding sequence ATGGCGAAGAAGGGCAAGCCCGAGCCGGAGGCACCCCCCGCGGAGAGGCGCCCCTTCCCGTGGTGGCTCGTCGGCGCGATCGCGCTCGTGGTGGGCCTCGTCGCCGTGGTGCGCATCTCCAACGGAGACTCGAGGAGCGCCGAGATGCAGGACGCGGTCGAGGACGTGGTGATGGACGCGCCCCCCGCGCGCGCCGAGCGGCTCCGGGTCGAGGTGGTCGAGCGGCACCCGCACGATCGCGCGGCGTTCACGCAGGGGCTGCTCTGGCACGACGGCCACCTCTACGAGAGCACGGGCCTGCGCGGCCGCTCGAGCCTGCGCAAGGTCGATCTCGAGACCGGCGAGGTGCTCGCGCAGCGCTCGGTCGAGCGGCGCATCTTCGCCGAGGGCCTCGCGCGCGTGGGCGACCTGCTCTACCAGCTCAGCTGGACGGCCGGAGAGGCGCACGTCTGGACGCTCGACGGCTTCGAGCACCGGCGCACGTTCGAGTACGACGGGGAAGGGTGGGGGCTCTGTCACGACGGCACCCACCTGGTGATGAGCGACGGCTCGGACCGGCTGAGCTTCCGCGACCCGGAGACGTTCCAGGTCTCGCGCGTCGTGCGGGTGCGCCTCGACGGAGCGCCCCTCGACCAGATCAACGAGCTGGAGTGCGTCGACGGCGTGATCTGGGCCAACGTCTGGCAGACCGACGAGATCGTGCGCATCGATCCCGCGAGCGGCCAGGTCACCGCCGTGGTCGACGCATCCGGGCTGCTGACGCCGGAGGAGCGCTGGGGCGCCGACGTGCTGAACGGCGTCGCGTGGATCCCCGAGCGCGAGCGCTTCGCGATCACGGGCAAGCACTGGCCGCACCTCTTCGAGGTCCGCTTCGTGCCCGCGGACTGA
- a CDS encoding GMC family oxidoreductase: MSDVSEGRLHEGALALDCDVVVVGSGAGGMVAATILAESGLDVLVLEEGKRLHAAVHGKMRQSQSLRHIWRDGGMSMAFGTGGTPAINVTMGVGVGGSSMVTGGVCLRVPEGILAPWSRELGLEELTPDGMDPYYREVERAVHVEEVPVEMQSRSTQLFGEGAAALGHPIRPLTRNTKGCNGCGRCNFGCPEQVKMSVDLSYLPRLLAAGGRIWSDCLVQKVVHEGGRATGVRGRLLNRPGRKRGDRFEVRAKVVLVACGGLHTPVLLKSSGLAPFGSQVGRNLTLHPGFRVFAAFDEEVRGWEGAMQSAYTDAFEEDHVTLMSLFIPGSVIAATMPGAGPKHHARAATLPHIAMFGAMVHDEGPGVVRRGIGREPFTTYRMSKKDRAAMYRGIRLLAETFLAAGAKQLYLPVLGEDVFSPDRYRSFELERVPGARIECSSQHPLGSCQMSRSAGEGGVDPDGKLWDAENVFVCDGSVIPTSLGVNPQLTIMAMATRIAQKLRGRYRALARRAA, translated from the coding sequence GTGAGCGACGTGTCCGAGGGTCGCCTGCACGAGGGCGCGCTCGCGCTCGACTGCGACGTGGTCGTCGTCGGATCCGGCGCCGGCGGCATGGTCGCGGCGACGATCCTCGCGGAGTCCGGCCTCGACGTGCTCGTGCTCGAGGAGGGCAAGCGCCTCCACGCCGCGGTGCACGGGAAGATGCGGCAGAGCCAGTCGCTCAGGCACATCTGGCGCGACGGCGGCATGAGCATGGCGTTCGGGACGGGCGGGACGCCGGCGATCAACGTCACGATGGGCGTCGGCGTGGGCGGCTCGTCGATGGTCACCGGCGGCGTCTGTCTCCGCGTGCCGGAGGGCATCCTCGCGCCCTGGTCGCGCGAGCTGGGCCTCGAGGAGCTCACGCCCGACGGGATGGACCCCTACTACCGCGAGGTGGAGCGCGCGGTGCACGTCGAGGAGGTCCCGGTCGAGATGCAGTCCCGCTCGACCCAGCTCTTCGGCGAAGGCGCGGCCGCGCTCGGCCACCCCATCCGCCCGCTGACCCGCAACACCAAGGGCTGCAACGGCTGCGGTCGCTGCAACTTCGGTTGCCCCGAGCAGGTGAAGATGAGCGTGGACCTCAGCTACCTCCCGCGTCTGCTCGCGGCGGGCGGGCGCATCTGGTCGGACTGCCTCGTGCAGAAGGTCGTGCACGAGGGGGGCAGGGCGACCGGCGTGCGCGGCCGGCTCTTGAACCGACCGGGGCGCAAGAGGGGCGACCGCTTCGAGGTGCGGGCCAAGGTCGTCCTCGTCGCGTGCGGAGGCCTGCACACGCCCGTCCTGCTCAAGTCGAGCGGGCTCGCGCCCTTCGGCAGCCAGGTCGGGAGGAACCTCACGCTGCACCCGGGCTTTCGCGTCTTCGCCGCCTTCGACGAGGAGGTGCGCGGCTGGGAGGGCGCGATGCAGAGCGCCTACACCGACGCCTTCGAGGAGGACCACGTCACCCTGATGAGCCTCTTCATCCCGGGCAGCGTGATCGCGGCGACCATGCCGGGCGCGGGGCCCAAGCACCACGCGCGCGCGGCGACGCTGCCTCACATCGCGATGTTCGGCGCGATGGTGCACGACGAGGGCCCGGGCGTGGTGCGCCGCGGGATCGGGCGCGAGCCGTTCACGACGTACCGGATGAGCAAGAAGGACCGCGCGGCGATGTACCGAGGCATCCGCCTGCTCGCCGAGACCTTCCTCGCGGCGGGCGCCAAGCAGCTCTACCTGCCCGTGCTCGGCGAGGACGTCTTCAGCCCCGACCGCTACCGCAGCTTCGAACTCGAGCGCGTCCCCGGCGCCCGCATCGAGTGCAGCTCCCAGCACCCCCTCGGGAGCTGTCAGATGAGCCGCAGCGCGGGCGAGGGCGGCGTCGACCCCGACGGCAAGCTGTGGGACGCCGAGAACGTCTTCGTCTGCGACGGCAGCGTGATCCCGACCAGCCTCGGCGTGAACCCGCAGCTGACCATCATGGCCATGGCCACCCGCATCGCGCAGAAGCTCCGCGGCCGCTACCGCGCGCTCGCCCGCCGCGCGGCCTGA